From Enterococcus mundtii, the proteins below share one genomic window:
- a CDS encoding type II toxin-antitoxin system death-on-curing family toxin — translation MIYLTSKHIIKINAKVILAYSQGETIGIKDATALDMAINQPAQSVFGRDLYPTIFDKASILTINLATKHPFHNGNKRTAFVSMITFLQANGYTTTFTQQEAVKFILDITTSKKEFDELKRTVSTYLTRSGKVNPK, via the coding sequence ATGATATATTTGACTTCAAAACACATCATAAAGATAAATGCTAAAGTAATTTTAGCATATTCTCAAGGTGAAACAATCGGTATAAAAGATGCAACTGCACTAGATATGGCAATAAATCAACCTGCACAGTCAGTTTTTGGCAGAGATTTGTATCCTACGATATTTGATAAAGCATCTATACTTACAATCAATTTAGCTACAAAGCATCCTTTTCATAATGGTAACAAACGTACAGCATTTGTATCGATGATTACATTTTTGCAAGCGAATGGATATACAACAACTTTTACCCAGCAAGAGGCAGTTAAATTCATTTTAGATATTACTACTAGTAAAAAAGAATTTGATGAATTAAAACGAACTGTCTCGACTTACCTAACTCGGTCAGGAAAAGTTAATCCAAAGTAG
- a CDS encoding ECF transporter S component produces MKNTRVQKMVAVALFAAIGLVLQFFSFPIMPTFSFLKIDFSDIPVLISMFLFGPLAGIVTAFLRSILHLIMTGFSPENLVGDVASFFSTAVFTLPIFYIFKRNKYQKGKNQILGVISGTLALTIFMSIANYFVITPLYLTFLGLNATQMLGMPLANYILIGIVPFNLIKGFIVSVAFLVLHAKLLPWLSRKQHQLEKRHSVVK; encoded by the coding sequence ATGAAGAACACCAGAGTACAAAAAATGGTTGCGGTCGCATTATTTGCTGCAATCGGATTGGTTTTGCAATTTTTCTCATTTCCAATCATGCCAACATTTAGCTTTTTGAAAATCGATTTTAGTGATATCCCAGTTTTGATCAGCATGTTTTTATTTGGTCCGTTAGCGGGGATCGTTACCGCGTTTTTACGTTCGATCTTACATTTGATCATGACCGGTTTTAGTCCGGAGAATCTAGTTGGCGACGTCGCTAGTTTCTTTTCAACAGCGGTCTTTACTTTACCGATTTTCTACATCTTCAAAAGAAACAAATACCAAAAAGGAAAAAATCAAATTTTAGGCGTGATCAGTGGAACACTTGCACTAACCATTTTCATGAGTATTGCGAACTATTTTGTGATCACACCTCTTTATTTAACATTTTTAGGCCTTAACGCAACCCAAATGTTAGGTATGCCACTGGCAAATTACATTTTGATCGGTATCGTACCTTTTAACTTGATCAAAGGATTTATCGTTAGTGTGGCATTCCTTGTCTTACACGCCAAACTACTGCCTTGGTTGAGCAGAAAACAACACCAGTTAGAAAAACGACATAGCGTGGTAAAATAA
- a CDS encoding ferredoxin, producing the protein MSLLCKLVPERCIACGLCQIEAPDIFDYDEEGIVLFAQEPEAHQQFVQPLEEANVTKAYQKCPVRAILLEKEN; encoded by the coding sequence ATGTCATTATTATGTAAATTAGTTCCTGAACGTTGTATTGCATGTGGTCTATGTCAAATCGAGGCGCCTGATATCTTTGATTATGATGAAGAAGGAATCGTCTTATTTGCACAAGAACCAGAAGCACATCAACAATTCGTTCAGCCTTTAGAAGAAGCCAACGTAACCAAAGCTTATCAAAAATGTCCGGTTCGAGCAATCTTATTGGAAAAAGAAAATTGA
- a CDS encoding YfcC family protein, whose protein sequence is MEQTTKKKFQMPSAYSVLFIIIAIIAVLTWFIPAGHYSVDEAGNIIAGSYERVQQNPQGLWDIFMAPVNGMLGVPAGELTKETPAAIPISFFILIVGGFLGIINKTGALDAGIATVVKRFKGKEKMLIPVLMLLFALGGSTYGMAEETIPFYALLIPVMMAVGFDTVTAVAIVLVGSQVGCLASTVNPFATGVASQAVGISMGEGIGLRFFMFVVLLTISIIYVYRYASKIEKDPTKSLVYNQREEDMKHFDIEAINRQEMITKKQKHVNVLFFLTFGIMIISLIPWTTLNENFTIFESLTNWLTGLPVIGTVLGKNMLPLGDWYFPEITMLFLVMSIVVAITFGMKESDFVKEFLAGASDLIGVAIVVAVARGIQVVMNNGLITDTILHWGEQGLSSLSSSVFLILTFIFYIPMSFLIPSTSGLAAATMGIMGPMGEFAGVGKDLVITAYQSASGLVNLITPTSAIVMGAIAIARFDISVWWKFTGKLIAILFVAICVILGVAAMF, encoded by the coding sequence ATGGAACAAACAACGAAGAAGAAATTTCAAATGCCTTCAGCGTACTCGGTCTTATTCATTATTATTGCCATTATCGCTGTACTTACATGGTTCATCCCAGCAGGACACTACAGTGTGGATGAAGCCGGTAATATCATTGCAGGGTCTTACGAAAGAGTCCAACAAAATCCACAAGGACTTTGGGATATCTTTATGGCTCCAGTCAACGGGATGTTGGGTGTACCAGCGGGTGAGTTAACGAAAGAAACACCTGCGGCAATTCCAATTTCATTCTTTATCTTAATTGTTGGTGGTTTCTTAGGAATTATCAATAAAACTGGCGCATTAGATGCTGGGATCGCAACTGTTGTGAAACGCTTCAAAGGGAAAGAAAAAATGTTGATTCCTGTATTGATGCTTTTATTCGCTTTAGGTGGATCAACTTATGGAATGGCGGAAGAAACGATTCCATTTTACGCATTATTGATTCCTGTTATGATGGCCGTTGGTTTTGATACTGTCACAGCAGTAGCCATCGTGTTGGTCGGATCTCAAGTGGGTTGTTTGGCATCAACAGTTAACCCATTTGCGACAGGAGTTGCATCACAAGCCGTTGGTATTTCAATGGGTGAAGGAATTGGGTTACGTTTCTTTATGTTCGTTGTCTTACTAACAATCTCTATTATTTATGTGTATCGCTATGCGTCGAAGATCGAAAAAGATCCAACCAAATCTTTAGTATATAATCAGCGCGAAGAAGACATGAAACACTTTGATATCGAAGCAATCAATCGTCAAGAAATGATCACGAAGAAACAAAAACATGTGAATGTATTGTTCTTCCTTACTTTTGGTATCATGATCATTAGTTTGATTCCGTGGACAACATTGAATGAAAACTTCACTATTTTTGAGTCATTGACAAATTGGTTAACTGGCCTACCTGTAATTGGAACTGTTTTAGGTAAAAACATGTTGCCTCTAGGCGATTGGTATTTCCCTGAAATCACAATGTTATTCTTAGTAATGTCAATCGTTGTGGCAATCACTTTTGGTATGAAAGAATCTGATTTTGTCAAAGAATTCTTAGCAGGTGCTTCAGACTTGATCGGTGTAGCAATCGTTGTCGCTGTTGCCCGTGGGATCCAAGTAGTGATGAACAACGGTCTGATCACAGATACGATCTTACATTGGGGAGAACAAGGATTAAGCTCATTATCATCAAGTGTCTTCTTGATCCTTACATTTATCTTCTATATCCCTATGTCATTCTTGATTCCATCAACTTCTGGCTTAGCAGCTGCTACAATGGGCATCATGGGACCAATGGGAGAATTTGCTGGTGTCGGTAAAGATCTAGTAATCACTGCTTACCAATCAGCATCTGGATTAGTGAACTTGATCACGCCAACTTCTGCTATCGTAATGGGTGCAATCGCCATTGCTCGCTTTGATATTTCCGTTTGGTGGAAATTCACTGGGAAGTTGATTGCCATCTTATTTGTTGCTATCTGTGTGATCTTAGGTGTAGCAGCAATGTTCTAA
- a CDS encoding addiction module antitoxin, producing MDKIRKYKIRKSGNSDVTTIPNEVKEYIGVKTGESISYIFDKDGAVRIVKAQEEIDIDTIVDSVMNQYDQALKDLVDL from the coding sequence ATGGATAAAATTCGTAAATACAAAATCAGAAAATCTGGAAATAGTGATGTAACAACAATACCAAATGAAGTAAAAGAGTATATTGGAGTTAAAACTGGAGAGTCCATTAGTTATATATTTGATAAAGATGGGGCAGTTAGGATAGTAAAAGCACAAGAGGAAATTGATATTGATACTATTGTCGACTCTGTGATGAATCAATATGATCAAGCATTGAAAGATTTGGTCGACCTATGA
- a CDS encoding M20 family metallopeptidase, producing MKQFVTEQHHEQALESLSELIRIPSVLDESDSGEGHPFGEKVVEALDKVLEISEGLGFKTFKDPEGYYGYAEVGSGDELFGILCHMDVVPGGDEKNWESKPFEPTIKDGWLVGRGSQDDKGPSIAAMYAVKALMDAGVEFNTRIRFIFGTDEENLWRCLDKYNEKEEGITQGFAPDAEFPLIYAEKGLLQAYLTGPGTNEFSVNAGGALNVVPDSAPYSGEKLAEVKAALTKHNFDFEDQGNSITVLGKSIHAKDAAEGVNAISRLAIALSEVFDFAPIKFLGELVQENATGEKVVGKTVDEQSGELTMNFASLEITPEQTKIGVDMRIPVTFKKEELVEKMTEKIKAYDLSYEEFDFLDSLYVPLESELIQNLLGTYRDITGDMTEPFVSGGATFARTMNQCVAFGAMFPDTPDFMHQANERWELSSMYKAMEIYAEAVYRLCGK from the coding sequence ATGAAACAATTTGTAACAGAACAACATCATGAACAAGCATTAGAATCATTAAGTGAGTTGATCAGAATTCCTTCTGTGTTGGATGAATCTGATTCTGGAGAGGGACATCCTTTTGGGGAAAAAGTTGTAGAAGCTTTAGATAAAGTGTTAGAAATCAGTGAAGGATTAGGTTTCAAAACATTTAAAGATCCCGAAGGCTACTATGGTTATGCAGAAGTAGGCTCAGGAGACGAGTTATTTGGTATCTTATGCCATATGGACGTTGTCCCTGGAGGCGATGAAAAAAACTGGGAATCTAAACCTTTTGAGCCAACGATCAAAGATGGCTGGCTAGTTGGTCGTGGCTCTCAAGACGATAAAGGACCTTCGATTGCTGCGATGTATGCAGTGAAAGCATTGATGGATGCAGGGGTAGAATTTAATACGCGCATTCGTTTCATCTTCGGAACGGACGAAGAAAACCTTTGGCGTTGTTTAGATAAATACAATGAAAAAGAAGAAGGAATCACACAAGGCTTTGCGCCAGATGCAGAATTTCCTTTGATCTATGCAGAAAAAGGCTTGCTACAAGCTTACTTGACAGGTCCTGGCACAAATGAATTTTCTGTAAATGCTGGTGGGGCACTAAATGTAGTGCCGGATTCTGCACCATATTCGGGCGAAAAATTGGCAGAAGTAAAAGCAGCGTTAACGAAACACAACTTCGATTTTGAAGATCAAGGTAACTCGATCACAGTGCTAGGAAAAAGTATCCACGCAAAGGATGCCGCAGAAGGTGTCAATGCGATTTCTCGTTTAGCGATCGCTTTATCTGAAGTTTTTGATTTTGCGCCAATTAAGTTTTTAGGTGAATTAGTCCAAGAAAATGCGACTGGTGAAAAAGTAGTCGGAAAGACTGTTGACGAACAATCTGGTGAGTTGACGATGAACTTCGCTAGTTTAGAAATCACACCTGAGCAAACAAAAATCGGGGTGGACATGCGTATCCCTGTAACCTTCAAAAAAGAGGAACTTGTCGAAAAAATGACAGAAAAAATCAAAGCATACGATTTATCATATGAAGAATTTGATTTCTTGGATTCATTATACGTTCCTTTGGAGAGCGAATTGATCCAAAACTTATTAGGAACGTACCGTGATATCACAGGGGACATGACTGAGCCATTTGTTTCTGGTGGAGCAACCTTTGCCCGTACGATGAACCAATGTGTCGCTTTCGGTGCAATGTTCCCTGATACACCAGACTTCATGCACCAAGCCAATGAACGATGGGAATTAAGCAGCATGTATAAAGCGATGGAAATCTACGCAGAAGCGGTTTATCGCTTGTGTGGGAAGTAA
- the scpB gene encoding SMC-Scp complex subunit ScpB has translation MTKLSELEAILFIVGEEGTTIEELSALLTYTREETTALVAELAASYEANDNTALHLFETEKQLVLTTKKELAPIVKRYAQGTSNTLSQAAVETLAIIAYKQPITRSEVELIRGVQVSGAIQRLTAHQLIEEKGRVDGPGRPILYGTTSHFLDYFGLRSLNELPDIQDIERSLEEDAPLDLFFDGVHEGENI, from the coding sequence ATGACGAAATTAAGTGAACTTGAAGCAATCTTATTTATAGTAGGAGAAGAAGGAACGACAATTGAAGAATTGAGTGCCTTACTGACCTATACACGAGAAGAAACGACTGCTTTAGTGGCAGAGTTGGCAGCTAGTTATGAAGCAAATGACAACACAGCGTTACATCTTTTTGAAACAGAAAAACAACTCGTGCTGACTACCAAAAAGGAGTTAGCGCCGATCGTCAAAAGATACGCGCAAGGGACATCGAATACCTTGTCACAAGCGGCAGTCGAAACACTAGCAATCATTGCATATAAGCAACCGATCACTAGAAGTGAGGTTGAGTTGATTCGTGGTGTTCAAGTTTCTGGCGCGATCCAACGCTTGACTGCACACCAACTGATCGAAGAAAAAGGGCGAGTCGATGGACCAGGTCGTCCGATCCTTTACGGGACCACAAGTCATTTTTTAGATTATTTTGGTCTGAGATCGCTAAATGAGTTACCCGATATTCAAGATATCGAACGTTCACTGGAAGAAGACGCACCCCTTGATTTATTTTTTGATGGCGTGCATGAAGGAGAAAACATATAA
- a CDS encoding pseudouridine synthase, with the protein MERLQKVIAHAGITSRRKAEEYILAGRVKVNGQVVKELGVKVGKHDTVEVDQVPIYQEEYGYYLLYKPKGVISAVADDKGRKVVTYLLPMVKERIYPVGRLDYDTSGILLLTNDGDFAQRLTHPKHEVDKVYVAKVKGIATKSALNPLTKGIKIEGKKTSPAKYAILSVDPHTNHSIVELTIHEGRNHQVKNMLQAVGLPVQKLKREKYGELTLQGLRPGEYRELNKKEISQLLNQSK; encoded by the coding sequence ATGGAAAGATTACAAAAAGTAATTGCTCACGCAGGAATTACCTCTCGCCGTAAAGCCGAAGAATATATTTTGGCTGGTCGAGTAAAAGTAAATGGTCAAGTCGTCAAAGAACTTGGCGTAAAAGTTGGCAAACACGATACAGTGGAAGTCGACCAAGTGCCGATCTATCAAGAAGAATATGGCTACTATTTACTTTATAAGCCAAAAGGGGTCATTTCTGCTGTAGCAGATGACAAGGGCCGGAAAGTAGTGACATACCTATTACCAATGGTCAAAGAGCGCATCTATCCAGTTGGACGACTAGATTATGATACTTCTGGCATACTTTTATTGACGAATGATGGTGATTTTGCGCAACGATTGACGCATCCAAAGCATGAAGTTGATAAAGTATATGTTGCCAAAGTCAAAGGGATCGCCACTAAGTCAGCGCTGAATCCATTGACAAAAGGAATCAAAATTGAAGGAAAGAAAACGTCACCTGCAAAGTATGCAATTTTATCTGTTGATCCTCATACGAATCATAGTATCGTAGAATTAACGATCCATGAAGGCCGTAACCACCAAGTAAAAAACATGCTACAAGCCGTCGGGTTACCTGTGCAAAAATTAAAACGAGAAAAATATGGCGAATTGACCTTGCAAGGTTTACGTCCTGGTGAGTATCGTGAGCTGAATAAAAAAGAAATCAGTCAGTTATTGAATCAATCAAAATAA
- the xerD gene encoding site-specific tyrosine recombinase XerD, protein MEEEINEYLRYLSIERGLSFNTRKSYERDLNQYLHYLKEHEITSWQTIDRFVVIQYLETLHAENKASATITRMITSLRKFHQFLRQERYTEQDPMQHIETPKKAQKLPSTLSLKEVERLIETPDTSKNLGIRDRAILEVMYATGMRVSELVGLKLGDLHLSLGLVQTLGKGDKERIIPLGDYAIQWLERYLDEVRPLLVKNPSETHVFLNHHGSGLSRQGIWKNLKQLVREAGIYKDVTPHTLRHSFATHLLENGADLRTVQELLGHADISTTQIYTHITKKRMTDVYKQHFPRA, encoded by the coding sequence ATGGAAGAAGAAATCAATGAATATCTTCGCTATTTAAGTATCGAGCGTGGATTATCGTTCAATACTCGAAAAAGTTATGAACGAGACTTGAATCAATACTTGCACTATCTGAAAGAACACGAGATAACCTCTTGGCAAACAATTGATCGATTTGTCGTCATCCAATACTTAGAAACGTTGCATGCGGAAAATAAGGCTTCTGCAACGATTACACGTATGATCACAAGTTTAAGAAAATTCCATCAATTTTTGCGACAAGAACGGTATACAGAACAAGATCCAATGCAACATATCGAGACACCGAAGAAAGCCCAAAAGTTGCCAAGTACGTTGTCTTTAAAGGAAGTAGAACGACTGATCGAAACACCTGATACATCGAAAAATTTAGGGATCAGAGATCGCGCTATTTTAGAAGTCATGTATGCAACAGGGATGCGTGTGAGTGAGTTAGTCGGACTGAAGTTAGGCGATTTGCACTTGTCTTTAGGGCTGGTCCAAACCTTAGGTAAAGGAGATAAAGAACGAATCATCCCTTTAGGCGATTATGCGATTCAATGGTTAGAACGTTATTTGGATGAGGTTCGTCCTTTACTAGTCAAAAATCCATCTGAAACCCACGTTTTTTTGAATCATCATGGTTCAGGTCTCTCTCGACAAGGAATATGGAAAAATTTAAAACAACTTGTTCGAGAAGCAGGGATCTACAAAGACGTGACCCCTCATACATTGAGGCATAGTTTTGCGACACATTTACTAGAGAATGGGGCGGATTTACGTACCGTTCAAGAACTATTAGGTCATGCAGATATTTCAACGACACAGATCTATACACATATCACGAAAAAAAGAATGACAGATGTCTACAAGCAGCATTTCCCAAGGGCTTAG
- a CDS encoding GNAT family N-acetyltransferase, with protein MLTHYRKENRKIAMGLLSFHKKLNAESSLLKEIDTYESAEDYELFFYTPEDSTNIQGVIGVHWNDKDQMTIHDISLNPSYRGENIGFQMLNELQAKYPDVLIHPTDITEAYLSRWIKENKKE; from the coding sequence ATGTTAACACATTATCGAAAAGAAAACCGAAAAATCGCGATGGGACTATTGAGCTTTCATAAAAAGTTAAATGCAGAATCAAGTTTACTAAAAGAGATCGATACGTATGAATCTGCTGAGGATTATGAACTTTTTTTCTATACACCTGAAGATTCTACAAATATCCAAGGAGTCATTGGTGTTCATTGGAATGATAAAGATCAGATGACGATTCACGATATTTCGTTGAATCCTTCCTACCGGGGGGAGAATATCGGGTTTCAAATGTTGAATGAATTGCAAGCAAAATACCCTGATGTGTTGATCCATCCAACGGATATCACAGAAGCTTATTTAAGTAGATGGATCAAGGAAAATAAGAAAGAGTGA
- a CDS encoding helix-turn-helix domain-containing protein, translating to MTEFILSLFSSSDKLRASSLYQLLSGKRTSSVLLFGFFQRLLIVHGCFPSLEQATFDKQIQQMIDEGLLKWEDRELQLTKKGEMRRKKESLTGLHYDKYGRTATTSWRLLKFSVQVVSHLSANETAYLPVETGPFYAYQVKRWLKEATCTKTELVAQVSKELSTIFTLMPDEQANFLANQFSGKKQTGLLAYQLTTLEDGVAQQLFQDQCIHHLLAIIEQHSDFLLYDLLAPLLRQNYNQSMLTTRAMILSGDSVDQVMIKRGLKKGTINDHLIEWAIFFDDFPFERLIHSETRKSLALLERPLLTLRYKDLEEQTIDYGEFRLVQIETFKGGDKNGFA from the coding sequence ATGACTGAGTTTATTTTATCTTTATTTTCTTCAAGTGACAAGTTACGAGCAAGCTCACTCTATCAATTATTAAGTGGCAAGCGTACATCCTCGGTACTACTTTTTGGATTTTTTCAGCGATTATTAATTGTTCATGGTTGTTTTCCTTCACTTGAACAAGCAACGTTTGATAAACAGATCCAACAGATGATAGATGAGGGATTATTAAAGTGGGAAGACCGAGAGTTGCAACTGACAAAAAAAGGGGAAATGCGAAGAAAAAAAGAATCCCTCACCGGACTACACTATGATAAGTATGGACGTACAGCTACTACTAGTTGGCGTTTGCTGAAATTCTCTGTACAAGTCGTCTCTCACTTATCCGCCAATGAAACAGCTTATTTACCAGTAGAGACGGGGCCTTTTTATGCGTACCAAGTGAAGAGATGGTTGAAAGAAGCAACGTGTACCAAAACGGAGCTGGTCGCTCAAGTATCAAAGGAACTTTCTACTATTTTTACTCTGATGCCAGACGAACAGGCGAACTTCTTAGCGAACCAATTTTCTGGTAAAAAGCAAACAGGCTTACTCGCGTACCAGCTGACCACTCTTGAAGATGGCGTAGCACAGCAACTATTCCAAGATCAATGTATCCATCACTTATTAGCGATTATCGAACAGCATTCAGATTTCTTGTTATACGATTTGCTGGCACCGTTGCTAAGACAAAATTATAATCAAAGCATGTTAACGACAAGAGCAATGATTTTATCTGGAGATTCAGTGGATCAGGTGATGATCAAGCGAGGGTTGAAGAAAGGGACGATCAATGATCATTTGATCGAGTGGGCCATCTTTTTTGATGATTTTCCTTTTGAACGACTGATCCACTCCGAGACAAGAAAATCTTTAGCTTTGTTGGAGCGACCACTTCTTACACTAAGATATAAAGACCTTGAAGAACAAACGATCGATTACGGAGAATTTCGTTTGGTACAAATCGAGACATTTAAAGGAGGGGATAAAAATGGATTTGCTTGA
- a CDS encoding segregation/condensation protein A, protein MNDVTEINIKLDVFEGPLDLLLHLIQDMSIDIYDIPIATITEQYMNYIHTMKTLELAVAGEYLVMAATLMAIKSKTLLPIQEVSNDEEEFWEEDPRDELVNQLLEYRKFKYAAEKLTEKAEERSLYFTKEPSAIDELLGQEKPLKRGQVKKIDLFQAMQKILERKKFAQKEEKTIAPDDATIEERMTFIQQRIVSQKNGCLFESFFETPSRNEVVTTFLAILELMKNGQIVAQQEKNYESIMLYPAVGDTQHDEIK, encoded by the coding sequence GTGAATGATGTGACAGAAATCAATATCAAATTAGATGTCTTTGAAGGTCCATTAGATTTACTCCTTCATCTGATCCAAGATATGTCGATCGATATTTACGATATCCCGATCGCCACTATCACGGAACAATACATGAACTATATCCATACGATGAAGACGCTTGAGTTAGCTGTGGCAGGAGAATATCTCGTCATGGCGGCAACACTGATGGCAATCAAAAGCAAGACTTTATTGCCTATCCAAGAAGTGAGCAATGACGAAGAAGAATTTTGGGAAGAAGATCCTCGTGACGAATTAGTTAATCAGCTGTTAGAATACCGCAAATTCAAATATGCAGCAGAGAAGCTTACTGAAAAGGCAGAAGAACGTAGTTTGTATTTCACAAAAGAACCTTCTGCAATCGATGAGTTATTGGGTCAAGAAAAACCATTGAAGCGTGGACAAGTGAAAAAAATCGATTTATTTCAAGCCATGCAGAAAATTTTAGAACGAAAGAAATTTGCCCAAAAAGAAGAAAAAACGATCGCACCTGATGATGCGACAATCGAAGAACGAATGACATTTATCCAACAGCGCATCGTCTCTCAAAAAAATGGCTGTTTGTTCGAATCTTTTTTTGAAACGCCTTCTAGAAACGAAGTCGTCACAACATTTTTGGCGATCCTCGAATTGATGAAAAATGGACAGATCGTGGCTCAGCAAGAAAAAAATTATGAATCAATCATGCTTTATCCAGCAGTAGGAGATACACAACATGACGAAATTAAGTGA
- a CDS encoding alpha/beta hydrolase, which produces MKIFKRVLIGLVIVLGLGAIGGYFYWQQSVYEPSTQAEQSFKQGIDKEDYLLFESQKSAEHPMVIFYPGALVEPESYSIWAEQLAENGYTVAIAKMPFELAILSGNKADKIREDFKDQDFVIGGHSLGGVMASRYANANLDDERLKGIYFMASYPDEKGTLAKTDLPVISITGSEDKVMNQEAADEAKAYLPEQTEFVSIAGGNHGGFGSYGHQKGDGEATISNEDQQTAIVTTMMNWLNQIK; this is translated from the coding sequence TTGAAAATATTCAAAAGGGTCCTGATAGGATTAGTGATCGTACTGGGATTAGGTGCTATCGGAGGTTATTTTTATTGGCAACAAAGTGTGTACGAACCATCGACTCAAGCAGAGCAATCATTTAAGCAAGGAATAGATAAAGAGGATTATTTATTATTCGAATCGCAAAAATCGGCGGAACATCCAATGGTGATTTTTTATCCTGGTGCGCTCGTTGAACCAGAAAGTTATAGTATATGGGCAGAACAACTAGCAGAAAATGGCTATACGGTAGCCATTGCTAAAATGCCTTTTGAACTGGCGATCCTGAGTGGCAACAAAGCAGACAAAATCAGAGAGGATTTCAAAGATCAAGATTTTGTGATTGGGGGACATTCTTTAGGTGGCGTGATGGCAAGTCGTTATGCTAATGCAAATCTGGATGACGAACGATTAAAAGGTATTTATTTCATGGCAAGTTATCCGGATGAAAAGGGGACATTGGCAAAAACTGATTTACCGGTCATCAGTATCACCGGAAGTGAAGACAAAGTCATGAACCAAGAAGCAGCTGATGAAGCAAAAGCTTATTTACCTGAACAAACAGAATTTGTTTCCATCGCTGGAGGGAACCACGGCGGATTTGGTAGTTATGGTCATCAAAAAGGTGATGGTGAAGCAACAATCAGTAATGAAGACCAACAAACAGCAATCGTCACGACCATGATGAATTGGCTGAATCAAATCAAGTAA